AGCTAAAGTAGCTCAAGAAAAACTTAGCCAGATGAGCCAAGAACAAATAGATAAAATAGTAAAGGCTATAGCAGACAATGCATTTGAAAATGCTGAAAAATTAGCTAAAATGGCTAATGAAGAAACAGGATTTGGAAAATGGCAAGATAAAATAGTTAAAAATACATTTGCATCTAAAATGGTTTATGAAACATTAAAAGATACAAAAACTGTTGGAATAATAGCTGAAAATAGAGAAGAAAAAACTATAGATATTGCAACTGGAGTGGGAGTTGTAGCAGGTTTAATACCTTCAACTAACCCAACATCAACAGTAATATATAAAACGATGATATCTTTAAAGGCAGGAAACTCAATAGTATTCTCGCCACATCCAAATGCTAAAAAATGTATACTTGAAACTGTAAAAATAATAAATGAAGCAGCTATAAGTGCAGGATGCCCAGAAGATGCTATATTATGTATACAAACTCCAAGTATCCAAGGAACTAATGAACTAATGAGACACAAAGATACTAAATTAATATTAGCAACTGGTGGAGAAGCAATGGTTAGAGCAGCTTACTCATCAGGAACTCCAGCAATAGGAGTAGGACCAGGAAATGGACCTGCATTTATAGATAAAAGTGCTGATGTTAAGTTAGCAGTTAAAAGAATATTAGATTCTAAGACTTTTGATAATGGTGTTATATGTGCATCAGAACAATCAATAGTTGTTGAGAAGTTTATGGAAGATGTTGTAGTAAATGAACTTAAAAATCAAGGAGCTTACTTCTTAAATGAAGAAGAAAGCCAAATGTTATCAAAGTTTATACTAAGAGCAAATGGTACTATGAACCCACAAATAGTTGGAAAAAGTGTAGAAACAATTGCAAACTTAGCTAATTTAAAAAATGTACCATCTACTGCAAAAGTATTAATAGCAAGAGAAACTAAAGTAGGACATGACGTTGCTTACTCTAGAGAAAAGCTGGCTCCAATATTAGCATTTTATGTTGAAGAAAACGTAGATAAAGTATTAAATAGATGTAGAGAAGTATTATTAAATGAAGGTGCAGGACATACTTTCTCAATGCATGCAAATGACGAAGAGTTAGTAAAAAGATTTGCACTTAATATGCCAGTATCAAGAATACTAGTAAATACTCCGTCAGCACTTGGAGGAATAGGTGGCTCAACTAATCTTATACCAGCTTTAACATTAGGATGTGGAGCAATAGGTGGAAGTTCAACTTCAAATAATATAGGGCCACTTGATTTAATAAACATTAAAAAAGTAGCTTATGGAGTTAAAGAAATAGAAGAGCTTAAAGGAACTACTCCTAAGGTTGAAACTTCAGTATTTGACTCTATGGATAAAGAAGAGTTAATAAATTTATTAGTAAAAAAAATAGTTAAAGAATTAAACTAGCAAGTTAAATAAGTTAAGGATAAGATCAATTAATAAAAAATAAAAATAATAATATAAAAAATTTTGGAGGTAATTGTTATGGCAAACGCAAATGCATTA
Above is a genomic segment from Romboutsia lituseburensis containing:
- a CDS encoding acetaldehyde dehydrogenase (acetylating), with translation MTLLDKDLLSIQEVRTLVKKAKVAQEKLSQMSQEQIDKIVKAIADNAFENAEKLAKMANEETGFGKWQDKIVKNTFASKMVYETLKDTKTVGIIAENREEKTIDIATGVGVVAGLIPSTNPTSTVIYKTMISLKAGNSIVFSPHPNAKKCILETVKIINEAAISAGCPEDAILCIQTPSIQGTNELMRHKDTKLILATGGEAMVRAAYSSGTPAIGVGPGNGPAFIDKSADVKLAVKRILDSKTFDNGVICASEQSIVVEKFMEDVVVNELKNQGAYFLNEEESQMLSKFILRANGTMNPQIVGKSVETIANLANLKNVPSTAKVLIARETKVGHDVAYSREKLAPILAFYVEENVDKVLNRCREVLLNEGAGHTFSMHANDEELVKRFALNMPVSRILVNTPSALGGIGGSTNLIPALTLGCGAIGGSSTSNNIGPLDLINIKKVAYGVKEIEELKGTTPKVETSVFDSMDKEELINLLVKKIVKELN